In Gigantopelta aegis isolate Gae_Host chromosome 6, Gae_host_genome, whole genome shotgun sequence, the following are encoded in one genomic region:
- the LOC121374480 gene encoding class E basic helix-loop-helix protein 22-like gives MDFQFFDGANRSLHSQSCGNSLSGNSFFPHLSALAKSSGQHHRMVDGDSGEDECREARSPEVNVDVDGDCDNMTGDRRDDDDSSDDDKRDMDIMRGDYADGDKGTVKKSGKTVRLNINARERRRMHDLNDALDELRSVIPYAHSPSVRKLSKIATLLLAKNYILMQANALEEMRRMLVCLNQTVPCLDSYPAYSRLPPQVSASDKCPALYPPTPGSPSFKRCNNDKV, from the coding sequence ATGGATTTCCAGTTCTTTGACGGAGCAAACCGATCACTCCACAGTCAGTCGTGTGGAAACAGTCTATCGGGCAATAGCTTCTTCCCTCACCTGAGCGCGTTAGCGAAATCCTCGGGACAGCATCACCGCATGGTGGACGGCGACAGTGGCGAAGACGAGTGCAGGGAGGCGAGGTCTCCCGAAGTGAACGTCGACGTCGACGGCGACTGCGACAACATGACGGGCGATCGACGCGACGACGACGACAGCAGCGACGACGACAAACGGGACATGGACATCATGAGAGGGGACTACGCGGACGGGGACAAGGGGACCGTGAAGAAGTCTGGCAAGACGGTGCGGCTGAACATCAACGCCAGGGAGCGGCGACGTATGCACGACCTCAACGACGCCCTCGACGAGTTGCGCAGCGTCATTCCCTACGCCCACAGCCCCTCCGTGAGAAAACTGTCAAAAATCGCCACCCTCCTTCTGGCAAAAAACTATATCTTAATGCAGGCCAACGCCTTAGAGGAGATGAGGCGCATGCTTGTGTGTCTGAACCAGACGGTGCCCTGTCTGGACTCCTATCCAGCCTATTCTCGTCTGCCACCTCAAGTTTCCGCCAGCGACAAGTGTCCGGCGCTGTACCCGCCAACACCCGGTTCGCCATCTTTCAAGCGGTGTAACAATGACAAAGTATAA